ATGGCTTGGATTTTTTATGTAGATTTGATTTCTGATCCTGATAGTTCAAGGTTTTTGTGATACATCTTGTACTAAAGAGTACATTTTGTTTATAAGGGTGAAGAAAAGAAGTAAAATTACACTTCTACAAAACTAATTATTCATCAGTGTCAACAAGTTATGAGAACACATTTGTTGTAAATATTACTATTAGGACAAAAAGATTCAGTGGAAGGGGGTACATTACCAAAAATATTActattgttgaaaaaaaaagaagtaaaatttCACTTCTACAAAACTAATTTGTTGTAAATAAACTGTTTAATGTTTATAAGAGAGAGTGTATGTGTATAAAAATAGGACATTTATCGGAGAATATTTACAACAATTCACTATTTTAGTAGGAGGAATTTATTTATACTAAaacaacacttaaaaaaaatagatagagtattatatatcaaattatcaatcgttagttggttcggtGATTCGTGCTGGACTTGGTAGTAAGATTCACGGTTCGATTTCCCACTGCAATTGAAAGGAACTAGAATCACTTAATGTCAagactgaccccgaaccagattaggcagTGCAGTGAGCCAGATTCTGgtgatgaaaaacaaaatagagAGTTAACAGCGCACAAACTTGAAATCTTGTACCAGAATCACATGttgttgtcaatttttttttcttcttcataatcTATATTTGAGTctacaaaaacacacacacacagtgGCAAAATTGCTAATCACACATACAGTGAGAAATTGCTATTACATTTTTTGTTCGCTAATTGCTACTACTTAACaatataatttcaatttattttaaaataaatttaaatgtcaGCCAAGTTGAAATGATTATCCTAATGCCTTTCTAGTTGTAAACAAAATTTcgttttttatttctaaatcaTATTACTTagtttttatttcttctaaGTCCCCATCATCTCCAAAAATGTTTTACcatcaattttatattaaaaatttaaaacctattttgtaattatacatgtaaaagtaattttgattcaaactatgtaaaaataattttaataagaaTCACTTTTACATTAATATATCATGAATAATTTTATCACTACAGAACCAAATACAAGTTAATGAACCAGAAGAGTAATTTAGTcctataaaaatttcatttttggtctaaatatatttttgtctaTCTAAATATACggaatttcatttttagtcctATAAAAATTTCCTTTGAATTAGTTTAGCCCCTCTAATTTCcagttttcaattttagtttgtgttttttttattcaaaagttCGGATATCACgttgtaaatgattttttttttttttaaaaaaatatcattattaaGACCTTAAAGTacaattagtttaataatttaactatttaatatttaattttggttaatttatttataacttcAATAGTTAAACTaaagattaaatagttaaataatcaaatgatattttaaattcttaataaggtatgtttaaaaaaaaatcatgtagaACATAATACttgaactttaaaaaaaaaaaattaaggactAAAATTAACAACTAAAAATTCTAAGACCagaattttttaaagaaattaaaactattttgatgtatttaaagagattaaaaatatagtatttaatcCAATTAATATACTTCCTTCggtctatatataagaaacatttcattttttatattcattggaaaatttatgtatttagactatattattgtataaatacatcaattccacaataaatctaaaaagtgaaatatttGTTATATAGCACCGAATtgcgtataaaaaaaattaacgaccCGAAGCCCAAAAAACTGTCAAATACCCcttctgaaattttaaaattcgtcaaatactttcatgaaatttggaaatacgCAAATACccctgaaattataaaaaagtcaatcaaattaccCCTAATGTGGACTCTGACTGGTAGTGTCAGAGATAATTTAattgactttttataatttcagaAGGTATTTAcctatttcaaaaatttcatcgGGTCTTTAAAATTTCAAGATTATTTAACGGTTTACTCCCAAAACTAACAAAGATTCTGTGTTTGGAAGGCGAAGAATATTTGTTTCCTCTGCATATCGCATCACACTTTCCCTCTCAAAATTAGAAAAACCGAACCCTAGAAAGTACAGCTATACATACGTGTTCTTGCGATCGTGTGCCGTTCCAAATTCCAATCCACGTGCTCACAGATTTTCACTCCAATTTTCATATAATCAGAACTTACAACTCAATCGCTAGGTATTTGTATTTCATTCTCTATTTCCCCCCTTAAATCATTATTATCCTGCATTCCTTCTCAGATTAAACAATACTGAATTATTTTCCCAATTATTAATCATAGTAAATCAAATTTGTTGTAGAATTTCACAGTTGCTTCTTGTTCCTTATCCTTATGTTGCAGACTataatttcatatttcatattgaTAAGGTAATAATGATTCCGTCCGAAAAGAGAACACGGCATGATAACGAAGAGAATCAAGATAGACTCAGTGACTTACCTGATTGTGTTCTTCTTCACATTTTGTCATCTTTGAATTCCAAACTTGCCGTTCAAACATGCATTTTGTCAACAAGATGGAAGCATCTCTGGAAAAATATTCACAATCTTATATTGCATTCTACAGATTTTCGTGAGAGTATAGATTTTGCCGTATTCGTGTCTAACATTTTGACTCTTCGTGATACCTCAATTGGACTTCAGGCTCTTGATCTTGATAATCGTGGTGATATTGAGCCTCGCCTCCTTAATATTGTTTTAAACTATGTTTGTTCCCATAATACCCACATCGAGCAATTAGGAATCACTGTCACTGCTGACATTTGTCCCGTTCTGAGCTGTGTTTCTAAATGTCGGACGCTTACATCTCTTAAGCTTTCAGTTTACCCCAGAGGTGGTGATAATTATGCAGAAACGTTATTTccaaaatctttgaatttgccTTTATTGACCAGCTTAGACCTAACACATTTCACCTTTTGCGGCGATGAAAATGGCTGTGCTGAACCCTTTTCCGCCTTTACCAAGTTGAATAGTCTGGTTCTTCGTTTTTATAAGGTAAAGGATGCTGAAATCCTCCGCATATCAAGTGTGACACTTGTCAGTTTAGCTTTGCATTGTCATGATTCATCATCCGACTTTCCTAAAATTGAGCTATCTACTCCAAGTCTCTCCACATTTACTTTTCCCCGAAATCTAGATCAGAAAATAGGTGGCACTGCTCTTTCTTCTGTTAAACAAGTAAATATCAATATACCAGATTTTGCAGTTTCAGCGGTGCGTGCTTTGGATATATTAAGCTGGCTTCAAGACCTTGTCAATGTAGAATCATTGACAGTCACTTCAATTACTCTTCAGGTACCTTGTCATGTTTTCAAGCTTTATTTTTACTTTCTTATTAAGAtgcttttttaattttaagttcTGTTAAAATCCAATTGTCTTGCAGAACACTGATCCTAATTCACACTTATTCCTCATTGCTTAGATTCTCTCCCTAGCTCCTGATCTATTCAACGTTAAGTTGTCTTCTTTATATAATTTGAAGTCATTGGAAGTAGAACTGATACCACTTGATTATGGAGGATTATCCCGTTTGATGGAAAAGACCTTGTTAAATAAAGCGGCCGCCAAGTCACGTAAGGAAGCTTCTAAGTTAAGAAAGGAATTTAAAGCAGGTTTCAAACCACCTCCCATACCTGATGGAATAGTTGACTTCTTGCGACAAAACTCACCGTCAGCGGAAGTTAACATTAAAACATATTACCCAAATCATTTTGATCTTAAACAGGTAGTTATTTAGATATGGGAGCTGagtatgataaaaaaaattgaatctgaGCTTTGATCATTTCAATTGAAACAACCATTAGAAGAGTTTGTGATTGATTGTTATTATACAGGTTGAAGAATCTATAAAGGGTGGAAAAAACACCAGCTATCATTCGCAATTTGCCTCACCTGCCTTCTCCTCTGCTGTATCTGCTTCTTCTGCTGCTCCTTCTTCTGCTGCACCTCCCAATCTTCATCTTTGTCGCGCTGAAAAGGTAACATTCATACCCTACATGGATTTTGATGGATCCCCTTTGAGTTTCTGTTCTAAATTTTTGTGTGCCATTTGTTGTTTCATGCGGAGATTTCCATTTGTGATATTTGAGGATGAGATTGTATATTAGATTATTGTAGGAACCCTTGTCTGCAATTTACTCAAGTTAAAATTGTTCAAGAATAACGAAAGAGGTATCTATAATAAAATCTTCACGTGTCCTTCAACAATTCAACTGCATACTGCCCCTTTTTTCTACTTGCATTCAATTGTAAATTCTTAGTTCGAAGTTAAGAATCGAAGGACTGGAAGTTAAGATACATTACATTGAAACGATAATTGCTTAAGGTTTAAGCAATTATCTAGAAACATTGCATTTGTTGTTA
This portion of the Trifolium pratense cultivar HEN17-A07 linkage group LG3, ARS_RC_1.1, whole genome shotgun sequence genome encodes:
- the LOC123918141 gene encoding F-box/LRR-repeat protein 13-like, whose translation is MIPSEKRTRHDNEENQDRLSDLPDCVLLHILSSLNSKLAVQTCILSTRWKHLWKNIHNLILHSTDFRESIDFAVFVSNILTLRDTSIGLQALDLDNRGDIEPRLLNIVLNYVCSHNTHIEQLGITVTADICPVLSCVSKCRTLTSLKLSVYPRGGDNYAETLFPKSLNLPLLTSLDLTHFTFCGDENGCAEPFSAFTKLNSLVLRFYKVKDAEILRISSVTLVSLALHCHDSSSDFPKIELSTPSLSTFTFPRNLDQKIGGTALSSVKQVNINIPDFAVSAVRALDILSWLQDLVNVESLTVTSITLQILSLAPDLFNVKLSSLYNLKSLEVELIPLDYGGLSRLMEKTLLNKAAAKSRKEASKLRKEFKAGFKPPPIPDGIVDFLRQNSPSAEVNIKTYYPNHFDLKQVEESIKGGKNTSYHSQFASPAFSSAVSASSAAPSSAAPPNLHLCRAEKTHDKASQFQKKRCDHHKLLEIKCNKNNETGAHHSSIQDQPNTNIGNEFNNLYLNTKGANNARVDNYSSDNYIQEVECIIRRGKQKIQVKDHTSKKESTSHQMRDAPVARAQARGKIVEASSSQVTEDCSLLKCMVALEEIRDISNDIFGKALEKFKDPDWRKMFIAMSNDKRRAWLLRL